From the genome of Methylomonas sp. UP202, one region includes:
- a CDS encoding UbiX family flavin prenyltransferase: MADTKKRLVIAMTGATGAIYGIRMLEILRERPEWETHLVISSAGLVNLKYELDMDRAALYALADVTHGINDIASSIASGSFKTEGVVIAPCSMKTLAAVAHGFGDNLISRAADVALKERRKTVLVPRETPLNLAHIRNMAAVTEMGGIIFPPMPAFYNKSDSLRAMVDEGVGRILDMFGVGAAGLYKPWTGLEG, from the coding sequence ATGGCAGATACGAAAAAACGCTTGGTGATCGCAATGACCGGCGCAACCGGCGCTATCTACGGTATCAGGATGCTGGAGATACTCCGAGAACGGCCGGAATGGGAAACGCACCTGGTGATTTCCTCGGCGGGGCTGGTCAATCTGAAATACGAATTGGACATGGATAGGGCGGCGCTGTATGCGCTCGCCGACGTGACGCACGGCATCAACGATATTGCCTCCAGTATTGCAAGCGGCTCCTTCAAGACCGAGGGAGTTGTCATTGCGCCGTGTTCGATGAAAACCCTGGCGGCGGTGGCGCACGGTTTTGGCGACAATCTGATTTCGCGGGCGGCCGACGTGGCACTGAAGGAACGCCGTAAAACAGTGCTGGTGCCCCGCGAAACCCCGTTAAATTTGGCGCACATCCGCAACATGGCGGCGGTTACCGAGATGGGCGGCATCATATTTCCGCCGATGCCGGCGTTTTACAATAAATCCGATTCGCTGCGGGCAATGGTTGACGAGGGGGTCGGCCGCATATTGGATATGTTCGGCGTTGGTGCCGCCGGTCTGTATAAGCCCTGGACCGGCCTGGAAGGCTGA
- the hxlA gene encoding 3-hexulose-6-phosphate synthase, which yields MARPLIQMALDSLDFDQTVALADKVAPYVDIFEIGTPCIKYNGINLVKELRQRFPNQLLLVDLKTMDAGEYEAGAFYAAGADICTVLGVSGLATIGGVIKAAKKYSAEVQVDLINVPNKGECARESAKLGAQIMGVHTGLDAQAAGQTPFTDLAEVANLGLNVRVSVAGGIKPATIDQTVKAGANIIVVGAAIYGAACPATAAKEIRELVDAASA from the coding sequence ATGGCAAGACCATTAATTCAAATGGCGTTGGACTCACTGGATTTCGACCAAACCGTTGCGTTGGCCGACAAAGTCGCACCTTACGTCGATATCTTCGAAATCGGTACCCCTTGCATCAAATACAACGGTATCAATCTGGTCAAGGAATTGAGACAACGTTTCCCTAACCAACTGCTGCTGGTTGACCTGAAAACCATGGATGCCGGCGAATACGAAGCCGGTGCTTTCTACGCTGCCGGCGCGGACATCTGCACCGTATTGGGCGTTTCCGGTCTGGCTACCATCGGTGGCGTGATCAAAGCGGCTAAAAAATACAGCGCCGAAGTTCAAGTCGACCTGATCAACGTGCCTAACAAAGGCGAGTGCGCTCGCGAATCCGCGAAACTGGGCGCCCAAATCATGGGTGTACACACCGGTCTGGACGCACAAGCGGCCGGTCAAACGCCTTTCACCGATTTGGCGGAAGTCGCTAACCTGGGCTTGAACGTTCGCGTTTCCGTTGCCGGCGGTATCAAACCAGCTACTATCGATCAAACCGTTAAAGCGGGCGCCAACATTATCGTGGTCGGCGCGGCAATCTACGGGGCTGCATGCCCTGCTACCGCGGCAAAAGAGATCCGCGAGCTGGTCGACGCCGCTTCCGCATAA
- a CDS encoding LysR family transcriptional regulator has translation MADLRSFDLNLLVAFDWLMRERSVSRAAEKMFISQSAMSHVLQRLRQQLEDPLLVKTPAGMVPTARALALIDPVSVVLKEVEGLIRAPAPFDPAGSRRAFAIAATDYVEALLLPKLAPRIARQAPGVDIRFKRTSSRFPLEALEQGEIDLVLGFEVMLNPPKHLHCLALFDDCMVCVARVGHPVVNRELTLEQYIGLPHIMLSGAGSGSGQVDSWLAERGLERRVALTVSHFLSAPLIVAQTDMVMAFPKRTALQIAQNQPLQWVPLPLDLPDYAAVMVWHPLQDQEPANRWLRGEIRAACVELTD, from the coding sequence ATGGCCGATTTACGCAGCTTCGATTTGAATTTACTGGTCGCTTTCGATTGGCTGATGCGAGAACGCAGCGTGTCGCGGGCAGCGGAGAAAATGTTCATCAGTCAGTCGGCGATGAGCCATGTACTGCAGCGCTTACGGCAACAGTTGGAAGACCCGTTGTTGGTGAAAACCCCGGCCGGCATGGTGCCTACCGCGCGGGCCTTGGCGCTGATCGATCCGGTCTCCGTGGTGCTGAAAGAGGTGGAAGGTTTGATCAGGGCGCCAGCCCCGTTCGATCCGGCTGGCAGCCGGCGCGCGTTCGCGATTGCCGCCACCGATTACGTGGAAGCCTTGCTCTTGCCTAAACTGGCGCCGCGCATCGCCCGTCAGGCGCCGGGCGTGGACATTCGTTTCAAGCGTACCAGTAGCCGGTTTCCGCTCGAAGCGTTGGAACAAGGCGAAATCGATCTGGTGTTGGGTTTCGAGGTGATGCTGAATCCGCCGAAGCATCTGCATTGTCTGGCCTTGTTCGACGATTGCATGGTTTGCGTGGCGCGGGTCGGTCATCCGGTCGTGAATCGGGAATTGACGCTGGAGCAATACATCGGCTTGCCGCACATCATGCTGTCTGGCGCCGGCTCCGGTAGCGGCCAAGTCGATAGTTGGCTGGCCGAGCGCGGTCTGGAGCGGCGGGTGGCATTGACGGTTTCGCATTTTCTGTCGGCGCCGTTGATTGTGGCCCAAACCGATATGGTCATGGCCTTTCCTAAGCGTACCGCCTTGCAAATCGCGCAAAACCAGCCTCTGCAATGGGTGCCGTTACCGTTGGATTTGCCGGATTACGCCGCGGTCATGGTCTGGCATCCGTTGCAAGACCAGGAGCCGGCCAACCGTTGGTTGCGCGGCGAGATCCGCGCCGCTTGCGTCGAGTTGACGGATTAA
- a CDS encoding tautomerase family protein, translating into MPLWKVYHPTGAFSAEDKQELAERITGIYAGVPIPKFYVVILFEAIDKGNCYVGGKAHNQFVRFKVDQIARTIPGPILREWWIRTLDAVVAPYVKERGYDWEISIDETPFDLWSLQGELPPPFESVAEKRWVAENKASPYTLQEKLPVNLMLTPGVTDRA; encoded by the coding sequence ATGCCTTTGTGGAAAGTCTACCATCCGACCGGCGCCTTCAGTGCCGAAGACAAACAAGAACTCGCCGAGCGCATCACCGGCATCTACGCCGGCGTGCCCATCCCCAAGTTTTACGTCGTAATCCTGTTCGAGGCCATCGATAAGGGCAATTGCTACGTCGGCGGCAAGGCGCATAACCAATTCGTTCGCTTCAAGGTGGACCAGATCGCCAGAACCATTCCCGGCCCTATCCTGCGCGAGTGGTGGATCCGCACCCTGGACGCCGTGGTCGCCCCGTACGTCAAGGAACGCGGTTACGACTGGGAAATTTCGATAGACGAGACGCCGTTCGATTTGTGGTCGCTGCAAGGCGAATTGCCGCCGCCTTTCGAATCGGTCGCCGAAAAGCGCTGGGTGGCCGAGAACAAGGCCAGTCCTTACACGCTACAGGAGAAACTGCCGGTCAACCTGATGCTGACGCCGGGCGTGACCGATCGCGCCTAA
- a CDS encoding TolC family protein: protein MNNRYLTPLAILSLVGLIACTPTRVGDQVALNSPATWQHAPDTRTAETVDLKTWWQGFNDPLLNELIDQALAANHDIKIATARVREANAMVTVAEAALYPSLDFSLSGGREKRIDRIVGVPSGQGIKLITPTADAVSGGLAARWEIDLFGGRHLEAEAAAAQAQGSQEGLHAAQVGLLAQVATNYLQLRGVQQRTGILQNNIALQRERLRTLQAFVKAGLANEADLARQQTLLQGTEATLPGLVNAEQNLIHRLGVLLGEPPESLGNRLATVGPPPNEALNQLIPFMVRQAHHERNQPLAVRPEPFGDAQESLVDGAIQGSPRSLPAMPKLLPADLLAQRPDLRLAQTEVSAAAASLGSARADLYPKLVLSASGGLGALAVGGFPSLADSVYALGSGLSAPIFNAGRIRAQITAADARLEQVAANYEKTFLLALEDVENAFVAHRSATDSAARLTQAEASAEKAYRLVDALYQRGAATYLAVLDAQRSKLEVSDERAKAETAVSVAMVSLYRAFGGGWALDSSVNAVANASAR from the coding sequence ATGAATAACCGATATTTAACACCGCTAGCCATTCTATCCTTGGTTGGTCTGATTGCCTGTACGCCGACCCGCGTCGGCGACCAAGTAGCGCTGAATAGCCCGGCAACTTGGCAACATGCGCCAGATACACGAACCGCCGAAACGGTTGACCTAAAGACTTGGTGGCAAGGATTCAACGATCCCTTGCTGAACGAATTGATAGACCAAGCCTTGGCCGCTAATCACGACATCAAGATCGCGACGGCTCGGGTCCGCGAAGCCAACGCGATGGTCACCGTCGCCGAAGCGGCGCTGTATCCCAGCCTGGATTTCTCGCTGTCCGGTGGTCGGGAAAAGCGCATCGACCGCATCGTCGGGGTGCCGAGCGGGCAAGGCATCAAATTGATAACGCCTACCGCCGATGCCGTCAGCGGCGGACTGGCGGCGCGCTGGGAAATCGACCTGTTCGGCGGCCGGCATCTGGAAGCGGAAGCCGCCGCCGCGCAAGCTCAAGGCAGCCAAGAAGGCTTGCATGCCGCGCAAGTCGGCCTGTTGGCTCAGGTGGCGACCAACTATCTGCAGCTGCGCGGCGTGCAGCAACGCACCGGCATTCTGCAAAACAACATAGCCTTGCAGCGCGAACGCTTGCGAACTTTACAGGCATTTGTTAAAGCCGGGCTGGCTAACGAGGCGGACCTTGCCCGTCAGCAAACCTTGCTGCAGGGCACCGAAGCGACGCTGCCGGGGTTGGTTAACGCCGAGCAAAACCTGATCCATCGTTTGGGCGTGTTGCTGGGCGAACCGCCGGAAAGCCTAGGAAACCGCTTGGCCACCGTCGGCCCGCCGCCTAATGAAGCATTGAATCAGTTGATTCCATTCATGGTTCGACAAGCTCACCACGAACGGAATCAACCGCTTGCCGTTCGTCCTGAGCCCTTCGGCGATGCTCAGGAGAGCCTCGTCGACGGAGCTATTCAGGGTTCCCCTAGGAGTTTGCCGGCCATGCCCAAGCTGCTGCCGGCCGATTTGTTGGCACAACGGCCCGATTTGCGTCTGGCGCAAACCGAAGTCAGTGCGGCGGCGGCCAGCCTGGGGTCGGCGCGGGCCGATCTCTATCCGAAGCTGGTGCTGTCGGCCAGCGGCGGTCTCGGCGCGCTGGCGGTCGGCGGTTTTCCGAGTCTGGCCGATAGCGTTTATGCGCTGGGCTCGGGTCTTTCCGCACCCATCTTCAATGCCGGTCGCATCCGCGCCCAGATTACCGCCGCCGATGCCCGGCTGGAGCAAGTCGCGGCCAATTACGAGAAGACCTTTTTGCTGGCGTTGGAAGACGTGGAAAACGCCTTCGTCGCGCATCGTTCCGCCACCGATAGCGCAGCCCGATTGACCCAGGCGGAAGCCTCGGCGGAAAAAGCTTACCGGCTGGTCGATGCGCTGTATCAGCGCGGTGCAGCTACCTATCTCGCCGTTCTGGATGCGCAGCGCAGTAAGCTGGAAGTCAGCGATGAACGTGCCAAAGCCGAAACAGCGGTCAGCGTAGCGATGGTGTCGCTGTATCGGGCTTTCGGTGGTGGGTGGGCGCTTGATTCGTCGGTAAACGCGGTCGCCAATGCCTCGGCACGCTAA
- a CDS encoding glutathione S-transferase family protein gives MIVLHQFPRAWHIPNPGQFCAKLETYLRMAEIEYRIAETLPIYAPLGKLPYIDHDGRKIADSRIIIAHLQQNFGNRPDQTLSDRQKAQALAWQRLLEEHLYWVCMYSRWQTGAENWRINKQAIFRSLPPLLADGVASLYRLRIKSQIRGHGIGRLPTAQVFELGRQDVTALAAALADRPYLLGEQPASVDASAYGILINLLACPVTSPVKDYALAQPALIDYCRRMQLRYFPELGEPRFV, from the coding sequence ATGATTGTTCTTCATCAATTTCCCAGAGCCTGGCATATCCCCAACCCCGGCCAGTTTTGCGCCAAGCTGGAAACCTATCTGCGCATGGCCGAAATCGAGTACCGGATCGCCGAAACGCTACCGATATACGCGCCGCTAGGCAAATTGCCCTACATCGACCACGACGGCCGCAAAATCGCCGATAGCCGGATCATCATCGCCCATCTGCAACAGAATTTCGGCAACCGGCCGGACCAAACCCTTTCCGACCGGCAAAAAGCTCAAGCCCTGGCCTGGCAACGTCTGCTGGAAGAGCATTTGTATTGGGTCTGCATGTACAGCCGCTGGCAAACCGGGGCGGAGAATTGGCGCATCAACAAACAGGCAATTTTTCGAAGCCTGCCGCCGCTCCTCGCCGACGGGGTCGCCAGCCTTTACCGGCTGAGGATCAAAAGCCAGATTCGCGGCCACGGCATCGGTCGCTTGCCGACCGCACAAGTATTCGAGTTGGGCCGGCAGGACGTGACCGCGTTGGCTGCTGCCTTAGCGGACCGACCCTATTTGCTCGGCGAGCAACCCGCCAGCGTCGACGCGTCGGCTTACGGCATTCTGATCAACCTGCTCGCCTGCCCTGTTACTTCGCCGGTCAAGGACTATGCGCTGGCGCAACCGGCGTTAATCGACTATTGCCGGCGCATGCAGTTGCGCTACTTTCCGGAACTGGGCGAGCCTCGATTCGTTTAA
- the pip gene encoding prolyl aminopeptidase, whose translation MMRTLYPEISPFHSFFLDTDSVHRVYVEQSGNPAGVPVIFLHGGPCSGTKPEHRRYFDPERYHIVLFDQRGCGQSLPFGELAANTAPDLVDDIERIRIRLRVERWLLFGGSWGATLALLYAQRFPEKVSGMVLRGVFLARAADMDWFLGNGANRIYPQAWQGLLDSVDANENQEVLPNLLSSVFGDDESLARRAAKGWQDWGGQVALGNEFIASAEPAGEREVLQVRMELHYARNRYFLSENQLLANCGLLSEIPCSIIHGQNDLTCPLEAGWALHRALPHAEYIVLPNAGHVARGEEMIGALVAAADRMAGLLG comes from the coding sequence ATGATGAGAACGCTTTACCCTGAAATATCGCCCTTTCACAGCTTCTTTCTCGACACGGATTCGGTGCATCGGGTGTATGTCGAACAATCCGGCAATCCCGCCGGAGTTCCGGTGATTTTTTTGCACGGCGGGCCCTGTTCCGGTACCAAGCCGGAGCATCGGCGCTACTTCGATCCGGAGCGCTATCACATTGTCTTGTTCGATCAGCGTGGTTGCGGCCAGTCTTTGCCGTTTGGCGAATTGGCGGCGAATACCGCACCGGATTTAGTCGACGACATCGAGCGGATCAGAATTCGCTTGCGCGTGGAGCGGTGGTTGCTGTTTGGCGGTTCGTGGGGGGCCACCTTGGCTTTGCTTTATGCGCAGCGTTTTCCCGAAAAGGTCTCGGGCATGGTGCTGCGGGGCGTGTTTTTGGCGCGTGCGGCCGATATGGATTGGTTTCTCGGCAATGGCGCCAATCGGATTTATCCGCAAGCTTGGCAAGGTTTGCTGGATAGTGTCGACGCCAACGAAAATCAGGAGGTACTGCCCAATTTGTTGAGCTCGGTATTCGGTGACGACGAGAGCCTTGCCCGGCGCGCGGCGAAAGGCTGGCAGGACTGGGGCGGCCAGGTCGCTTTAGGTAATGAGTTCATCGCGAGTGCGGAGCCGGCCGGTGAACGTGAGGTATTGCAAGTCAGGATGGAGCTGCATTACGCCCGAAATCGCTATTTTCTCTCTGAAAATCAGCTATTGGCGAATTGCGGACTCTTGAGCGAGATTCCCTGTTCGATCATCCACGGGCAGAACGATTTAACCTGTCCGTTGGAGGCAGGTTGGGCCTTGCATCGCGCATTGCCTCATGCCGAATATATCGTGCTGCCCAATGCCGGACACGTTGCTCGCGGCGAGGAAATGATCGGCGCCTTGGTGGCGGCGGCCGATCGGATGGCTGGGCTGTTGGGCTAA
- the thiO gene encoding glycine oxidase ThiO, with protein sequence MTQNLDILIIGGGISGLLTARELRLAGRDVAIIDKSLAGREASWAGGGILLPIYPWRQADAISKLATASIETYPQLCRELHQATGIDPEWRDCGMLISQNPDHAAATAWCERYAIRHQTPPTDFAAGLHADWQEPLWLPDIAQARNPRLLKSLQAWLRQQGVEFIENADITSLTIRGRRAAKVQTADRTLAMRELVVSAGAWTANLLNALLPEQALDLRIQPVRGQMLLFEAEPETLDFMVLDGDHYLIPRRDGRILAGSTVEQAGFEKATTESAGRALFEFATRLLPVLKDFPVAHHWAGLRPGSPDGVPYIGPHPDIDNLYVNAGHFRNGLVMGPAAARLLSDLLLKRATALNPSPYLPKRLPPP encoded by the coding sequence ATGACGCAAAATCTGGACATACTCATCATCGGCGGCGGCATCAGCGGCCTGCTGACCGCGCGCGAACTCCGCCTGGCCGGACGCGATGTCGCCATCATCGACAAATCCCTCGCGGGTCGGGAAGCGTCCTGGGCCGGCGGCGGCATTTTGCTGCCGATTTACCCTTGGCGACAAGCCGACGCCATTTCCAAACTGGCGACAGCCAGTATCGAAACCTATCCGCAGCTGTGCCGCGAGCTGCACCAAGCGACCGGCATCGATCCGGAATGGCGGGATTGCGGCATGCTGATCAGCCAAAACCCCGACCATGCAGCCGCCACGGCGTGGTGCGAGCGCTACGCCATTCGCCATCAAACACCGCCGACGGACTTCGCCGCAGGGCTGCATGCCGACTGGCAGGAACCGTTATGGCTACCGGACATTGCCCAAGCCCGCAATCCTCGGTTGCTGAAATCGCTGCAAGCTTGGCTACGCCAACAAGGCGTCGAGTTTATCGAGAATGCCGACATTACTTCGCTGACGATACGCGGCCGCCGAGCCGCAAAAGTGCAAACCGCCGATCGCACACTGGCTATGCGAGAACTCGTGGTCAGTGCCGGCGCGTGGACCGCCAACTTATTGAATGCTTTGCTACCCGAGCAGGCGCTGGATTTACGCATTCAGCCGGTACGCGGGCAAATGCTGCTGTTCGAGGCCGAACCCGAAACCCTGGACTTTATGGTGCTCGACGGCGACCACTACCTGATTCCGCGCCGCGACGGCCGCATCCTGGCCGGCAGCACCGTGGAGCAAGCCGGCTTCGAGAAAGCGACGACCGAATCGGCCGGCCGGGCGCTTTTCGAATTCGCGACACGATTGCTGCCGGTTTTGAAAGACTTCCCGGTCGCTCATCATTGGGCCGGCTTGCGTCCCGGCAGCCCCGACGGAGTCCCGTATATCGGCCCCCATCCCGATATCGACAATCTGTACGTCAACGCCGGACATTTTCGAAACGGCTTGGTGATGGGCCCCGCCGCCGCTCGCTTGCTGAGCGATCTGTTGTTGAAACGCGCCACCGCGCTGAATCCTAGCCCCTACTTACCCAAACGCCTGCCGCCACCATGA
- a CDS encoding quinone-dependent dihydroorotate dehydrogenase, protein MNLYPLLRPLLFSLPPETAHHATLQLLQVAHASGVSTLTRPAAPDQPVNAMGLHFKNPLGLAAGLDKNGDYIDALAELGFGFIEIGTVTPRPQPGNPKPRLFRLPEHQAIINRMGFNNLGVDHLLAQVGKCQYRGVLGINIGKNADTPLENATEDYLIGLRKSYAAASYITINISSPNTKNLRQLQQGDEIKQLLNALKEEQLKLQMAHGKYTPIAVKIAPDLTDEEISHIAALLLEFAIDGVIATNTTIARDKIQGHIHANEAGGLSGAPVKDSSTRVVKGLAAELNGRLPIIAAGGILSAADAQEKLAAGANLVQIYSGLIYRGPELIDEILSAI, encoded by the coding sequence ATGAACCTGTATCCCTTGCTGCGTCCCTTGCTGTTTTCGCTGCCGCCGGAAACCGCCCACCATGCCACCCTGCAACTGCTGCAAGTTGCCCATGCCAGCGGCGTCAGCACTCTGACCCGGCCGGCCGCGCCGGACCAACCGGTCAACGCGATGGGCTTGCATTTCAAGAATCCGCTGGGACTGGCCGCCGGCCTGGATAAAAACGGCGATTACATCGATGCGCTGGCCGAGCTAGGTTTTGGCTTTATTGAAATCGGAACGGTTACCCCGCGCCCGCAACCGGGCAATCCCAAGCCGCGCCTGTTCCGCTTGCCGGAACATCAAGCCATCATAAACCGGATGGGTTTTAATAATCTGGGAGTCGATCATTTGCTGGCACAGGTAGGCAAATGCCAGTATCGCGGCGTTTTGGGGATTAATATCGGCAAGAACGCCGACACCCCACTGGAAAACGCTACCGAAGATTATTTGATTGGCCTGCGCAAAAGCTATGCGGCGGCAAGCTATATCACGATCAACATTTCTTCGCCCAACACCAAAAACTTACGCCAATTGCAGCAAGGCGACGAAATCAAGCAATTGTTAAACGCTTTGAAGGAAGAACAACTAAAACTTCAGATGGCGCATGGCAAATACACGCCAATCGCGGTGAAAATCGCCCCGGATTTAACGGATGAAGAAATCAGCCACATCGCGGCATTGCTGTTGGAATTTGCTATCGACGGCGTGATTGCCACCAACACCACCATCGCCCGCGATAAAATCCAGGGCCATATCCACGCCAACGAAGCAGGCGGCTTAAGCGGCGCGCCGGTCAAGGATAGTTCGACTCGCGTCGTAAAAGGTTTGGCGGCGGAATTAAACGGCAGACTGCCGATTATTGCAGCCGGCGGCATATTGAGCGCTGCAGACGCCCAGGAGAAATTAGCCGCCGGCGCCAACTTGGTGCAGATTTATAGCGGCTTAATCTATCGAGGGCCCGAATTGATTGATGAGATATTAAGCGCCATCTAA